The proteins below come from a single Conger conger chromosome 10, fConCon1.1, whole genome shotgun sequence genomic window:
- the LOC133139468 gene encoding EF-hand and coiled-coil domain-containing protein 1-like: MQDSQSSKPEVAPSTQVPIRASRKSEWLQSALAHHYDPDPGVENEIVVLATGIDQYLQEIFHHLAYRNGCDLVTAQDFRLLCHVLGILNSGDGGDEKGHADETAGILSRLPSQLHFKDFHARLCGHFSLRVRKGGPNARLPVTEETEHIEREIRLRWPRVRKRKCVSFNLSKDALSDRREIPRPASILKMHNLHHSLQQVEMENASLRELVEDLRAALQTSDARRLALEVTLQRERGARCGGGEGEELREEREAREAELPTTASRLPRGTRDLLRELELIRASRDGQLEEAMRFNKRLEAELRAASEERRRLEEAGLRLQRENGQMKRRAEEARSALSRGLDRVREIQDQARLVPGLQARVRELEADRQRDRSQCTCRANRDEQGGPASVTPEPRHILLRHSPTGRDESCSRGVEEGLQRAVEGRAASDEEEEERGSEEGQCCLVEVKRLLNRLRCCAKGCQNTAARHLLISQTCFHANPHSGIAATMELRGRGHQSHAHPEEKESDVEKARQEEVEVLRMEVRMVETERVRLSLLEEKLTDALTLLLQLRAKDISRRALGTIFMDTLDVCSKAGHGPAHGLQVVDALCQELLTCELLEEGAGPKPGATSPLLISC; encoded by the exons ATGCAGGACAGTCAGAGCTCAAAACCCGAAGTTGCTCCAAGTACTCAGGTACCGATTCGCGCATCTCGCAAGAGCGAGTGGTTACAGAGTGCTTTAGCCCACCATTACGACCCGGATCCCGGGGTGGAAAACGAGATTGTGGTCCTCGCAACAGGCATCGACCAGTACCTGCAAGAGATATTCCATCATTTGGCATACCGCAACGGATGCGATCTCGTTACCGCGCAGGATTTCAGACTGCTGTGTCATGTCCTGGGGATTCTTAACTCCGGCGATGGTGGGGACGAGAAGGGACACGCGGACGAAACTGCGGGGATTTTGTCCCGACTACCCAGCCAGCTGCACTTCAAAGATTTTCACGCGCGGCTCTGCGGGCACTTCAGCCTCCGGGTGCGAAAAGGCGGGCCCAACGCGCGCCTCCCCGTCACCGAGGAGACGGAGCACATCGAGCGCGAGATCAGGCTCCGGTGGCCGCGGGTACGGAAGAGAAAGTGTGTCAGTTTCAACCTGTCCAAAGACGCCCTCTCGGACAGAAGGGAAATACCCAGACCTGCTTCGATTCTGAAAATGCACAATCTCCACCACT CGCTGCAGCAGGTGGAGATGGAGAACGCGAGCCTGCGTGAGCTGGTGGAGGACCTGCGGGCGGCTCTGCAGACCAGCGACGCACGCCGCCTGGCGCTGGAGGTGACGCTGcagcgggagagaggggcgcGGTGCGGCGGGGGCGAGGGAGAGGagctgagggaggagagggaggcgcgGGAGGCAGAGCTCCCCACCACCGCGTCGCGCCTCCCCAGGGGCACCAGGGACCTGCTCAGGGAGCTGGAGCTGATCCGGGCGTCCCGTGACGGGCAGCTGGAAGAGGCCATGAGGTTCAACAAGAGGCTGGAGGCGGAGCTCAGGGCAGCCAGTGAGGAGAGGCGCAGGCTGGAGGAGGCGGGGCTGCGGCTGCAGAGGGAGAACGGGCAGATGAAGAGGAGGGCGGAGGAGGCGCGGTCGGCCCTGTCGCGCGGTCTGGACCGCGTCAGGGAGATCCAGGATCAGGCCCGGCTGGTGCCCGGTCTGCAGGCTCGGGTTCGAGAGCTGGAGgctgacagacagagggacag GAGCCAGTGCACCTGCAGAGCGAACAGAGACGAGCAGGGCGGTCCAGCCTCTGTGACCCCTGAACCCCGTCACATCCTGCTGCGCCACTCTCCCACAGGAAGAGATGAGTCCTGCAGCAGAGGAG TGGAAGAAGGCCTCCAGAGGGCAGTAGAGGGCCGGGCTGCCTcagacgaggaagaggaggagagggggagcgaggaAGGACAGTGCTGTCTGGTGGAGGTGAAGAGGTTGCTGAACAGACTACGCTGCTGTGCTAAAGG gTGTCAGAACACAGCCGCGCGTCACCTGCTGATCTCACAGACCTGTTTCCATGCCAACCCGCACAGTGGCATCGCTGCAACCATGGAGCTCAGGGGGCGTGGCCACCAGAGCCACGCCCAtccagaggagaaggagagtgacGTGGAGAAG GCCaggcaggaggaggtggaggtgctgAGGATGGAGGTGCGGATGGTGGAGACGGAGAGGGTCCGTCTGTCCCTGCTGGAGGAGAAGCTGACAGACGCACTGACGCTACTGCTGCAGCTGCGCGCCAAG gATATCTCTCGTAGAGCTTTGGGAACCATATTCATGGACACTCTAGACGTCTGCAGCAAAGCTGGTCATG GCCCCGCCCACGGACTGCAGGTGGTCGATGCCCTCTGCCAGGAGCTGCTCACCTGTGAGCTCCTggaggagggggcagggccAAAGCCCGGTGCCACCAGCCCCCTGCTCATCTCCTGCTga
- the LOC133139364 gene encoding N-fatty-acyl-amino acid synthase/hydrolase PM20D1.2-like isoform X4 codes for MVFSSDLVKHEVVADYSHLFWVPGTDPTLMPYMLLAHIDVVPAAESDGWEAPPFSAAEIDGFIYGRGTIDNKQSVMGILQGLEYLLERDYRPRRGFYIALGHDEEVNGNAGAANMAKVLRSRGVQLAFVLDEGLAVLDGIISGLDGPAALIGISEKGMANVKLSVTTAPGHSSMPPRQTSIGILAAAVTRLEDSPMPRLFGSGPERGTFEHLAHKFGLPLRFIMSNIWLFSPLLGRVMERKPDTNAFVRTTTAVTMFNSGVKINIIAPYAEAFVNLRIHSAQTLQEVLDLIRSTVSDERVKVELVNGFDPLPVSAYDEAAFGFQIIKKTVLDMFPQVTVAPGVCVGNTDSRHYADLTRDLYRFAPTWFKPGDPQRFHGLNERISVKNYEELVTFYFLLFQNCDITKLPEPHGSDHELKQTVGCPSFRL; via the exons GGCGGATTACAGCCACCTGTTCTGGGTGCCCGGCACGGACCCCACGCTGATGCCCTACATGCTGCTCGCCCACATCGACGTGGTGCCCGCCGCGGAGAGCGACGGCTGGGAGGCTCCGCCCTTCTCCGCCGCCGAGATCGACGGGTTCATCTACGGCCGCGGCACCATCGACAACAAGCAGTCCGTCATG GGAATCCTGCAGGGCCTGGAGTACCTGCTGGAGAGGGACTACAGGCCCCGACGGGGCTTCTACATCGCCCTGGGGCACGACGAAGAG GTGAATGGGAACGCAGGTGCTGCAAACATGGCCAAGGTGCTGAGGTCGCGCGGTGTGCAGCTGGCCTTCGTTCTGGACGAGGGCCTCGCTGTCCTGGACGGGATCATCAGTGGCCTGGACGGCCCTGCTGCTCT GATTGGGATCAGTGAGAAGGGCATGGCCAATGTGAAGCTGAGTGTCACTACCGCCCCCGGCCACTCCTCCATGCCCCCCAGGCAGACCAGCATCGGCATCCTGGCTGCCGcggtaaccag ACTGGAGGACAGTCCAATGCCCCGCCTGTTTGGTAGCGGCCCAGAGCGTGGGACCTTTGAGCACCTGGCCCACAAG TTTGGACTCCCTCTCAGGTTCATTATGTCCAACATTTGGCTGTTTTCTCCTTTACTTGGAAG GGTAATGGAACGAAAACCAGACACAAATGCCTTTGTCCGAACAACAACGGCCGTCACCATGTTTAACTCCGGTGTGAAG ATTAATATAATCGCTCCGTATGCTGAGGCCTTTGTCAATCTGCGCATCCACTCTGCGCAGACCCTGCAAGag GTTCTGGACCTGATCCGGTCCACAGTGAGTGATGAGCGGGTAAAGGTGGAGCTGGTGAATGGGTTCGACCCCCTCCCTGTCAGTGCTTACGATGAGGCCGCGTTTGGGTTCCAGATCATCAAGAAGACTGTGCTGGACATGTTTCCACAGGTCACCGTGGCACCAG gtgtgtgtgttggaaacACAGACAGCCGTCACTACGCTGACCTGACCAGAGACTTGTACCGTTTCGCTCCCACCTGGTTTAAACCTGGAGACCCACAGAG GTTCCACGGCCTGAATGAGAGGATATCCGTCAAGAACTACGAGGAGCTGGTGACGTTCTACTTCCTGCTGTTCCagaactgtgacatcacaaagctGCCGGAGCCACATGGTAGTGACCATGAACT gaaacagactgtggGGTGTCCTTCCTTTAGACTGTGA
- the LOC133138821 gene encoding solute carrier family 41 member 1-like translates to MSSGSLKTKGQSDHLAFPLSNGSVHQVTTDSQAECPQGAEDYELAVLTCVSGQTESSGERSETVFDCSANDKGECEDDTLLEHGADQAWGSGDPDRQSIPKESTFSIGIQILFPFLLAGFGMVAAGMVLDIVQHWTVFKDVTEVFILVPALLGLKGNLEMTLASRLSTAANIGQMDTGADIWRLVVGNMSLIQVQATVVGFMASVAAVVFGWVPEGHFDIHHALLLCASSVATAFIASLLLGLIMIGVIIGSRRFGINPDNVATPIAASLGDLITLALLASISTGLYEQLKDNAYANPLVCVFFLALTPLWFLIARRVPSTREVLYTGWEPVIIAMAISSIGGLILDNTMTNPNFAGMAVFTPVINGVGGNLVAVQASRISTYLHMSNTPMMEPSPAGHSCPSPCHTFFSPGVNSRSARVLFLLVVPGHLVFLYTISSMQAGHTTLTSVFIGFYMAAALLQVLVLLYLADWMVHWMWRRGMDPDNFSIPYLTALGDLLGTGFLALCFHILWLIGDRDADVGD, encoded by the exons ATGTCCTCTGGTTCATTAAAAACGAAAGGCCAAAGTGACCACCTGGCGTTCCCCCTTTCAAATGGCTCGGTCCACCAAGTCACAACGGATAGTCAGGCGGAGTGCCCACAAGGTGCAGAGGACTACGAGCTGGCTGTTTTGACCTGCGTCTCTGGGCAAACCGAGTCATCCGGGGAGAGGTCTGAGACGGTCTTCGACTGCAGTGCCAACGACAAGGGCGAGTGTGAGGATGACACTCTCCTGGAGCATGGCGCCGACCAGGCTTGGGGCAGCGGAGACCCCGACAGGCAGAGCATTCCGAAGGAGAGCACCTTCTCCATTGGGATTCAGATTCTGTTTCCCTTCCTGCTCGCCGGGTTCGGGATGGTAGCCGCCGGCATGGTTTTGGACATtgttcag CACTGGACGGTGTTTAAGGATGTGACTGAGGTCTTCATCCTGGTGCCAGCTCTGCTCGGCCTCAAAGGGAACCTGGAGATGACCCTGGCCTCCAGGCTGTCCACTGCT GCCAACATTGGACAGATGGACACCGGGGCTGATATCTGGAGGCTGGTGGTGGGGAACATGTCTCTCATTCAG gtccaGGCCACCGTGGTGGGCTTCATGGCGTCCGTGGCGGCCGTGGTGTTCGGCTGGGTTCCTGAGGGTCATTTCGACATCCACCACGCCTTGCTGCTCTGTGCCAGCAGCGTTGCCACGGCGTTCATTGCCTCTCTGCTGCTCG GTCTGATAATGATCGGGGTCATCATCGGCTCTAGGAGGTTTGGCATCAACCCGGACAACGTAGCCACGCCCATCGCTGCCAGTCTGGGTGACCTCATTACGCTGGCCCTGCTGGCAAGCATCAGCACCGGCCTGTACGAGCAGCTAA AGGACAACGCCTACGCCAacccgctggtgtgtgtgttcttcctgGCGCTGACTCCGCTGTGGTTCCTGATCGCACGCCGGGTCCCGTCCACCCGCGAGGTGCTGTACACCGGCTGGGAGCCCGTCATCATCGCCATGGCGATCAGCAG taTCGGAGGGCTCATTCTGGATAACACCATGACCAACCCCAACTTCGCCGGAATGGCCGTCTTCACTCCCGTCATCAACG GGGTGGGCGGTAACCTTGTGGCCGTCCAGGCCAGCCGGATCTCCACCTACCTGCACATGAGTAACACCCCCATGATGGAGCCCAGCCCTGCGGGCCACAGCTGTCCCAGCCCCTGCCACACCTTCTTCAGCCCCG GAGTGAACTCTCGCTCTGCGCGGGTCCTGTTCCTCCTGGTGGTCCCGGGGCACCTGGTCTTCCTCTACACCATCAGCTCCATGCAGGCGGGCCACACCACCCTCACCTCCGTCTTCATCGGCTTCTACATGGCAGCAGCGCTGCTGCAG GTGCTGGTCCTGCTCTACCTCGCTGATTGGATGGTGCACTGGATGTGGAGGCGGGGCATGGATCCGGACAATTTCTCCATCCCGTACCTGACGGCGCTGGGGGACCTGCTGGGAACGGGCTTCCTGGCGCTGTGTTTCCACATCCTGTGGCTGATCGGAGACCGCGATGCTGACGTGGGCGACTGA